Part of the Sulfobacillus acidophilus DSM 10332 genome, AGAGGGCATTGCCGGCCCCGAAGATATTGATATCGCCATGCGGGCCGGAGCCGGACTCCCCCTCGGCCCGTTTGCGTGGGCCGACCGGGAAGGCCTGGACGTAATTTTAAACCGCCTGGAAAAATGGGCCCAAAGCTTACCGGGGTTTGAACCGCCGGTCTCCTTGAGACAGCGGGTCGCTCGTGGCGATCTAGGGGTCAAGACGGGACGCGGGTACCTCCGTTACGGGAAGGAGGCGGTAGAATGAGCGTGTTAACGGTTGAGAGGAG contains:
- a CDS encoding 3-hydroxyacyl-CoA dehydrogenase domain-containing protein (PFAM: 3-hydroxyacyl-CoA dehydrogenase, C-terminal domain~COGs: COG1250 3-hydroxyacyl-CoA dehydrogenase~InterPro IPR006108~KEGG: cwo:Cwoe_1663 enoyl-CoA hydratase/isomerase~PFAM: 3-hydroxyacyl-CoA dehydrogenase, C-terminal~SPTR: Enoyl-CoA hydratase/isomerase) encodes the protein MEKTLEDQLIERFTLATFLESVRLFEEGIAGPEDIDIAMRAGAGLPLGPFAWADREGLDVILNRLEKWAQSLPGFEPPVSLRQRVARGDLGVKTGRGYLRYGKEAVE